A stretch of Acidobacteriota bacterium DNA encodes these proteins:
- a CDS encoding RNA polymerase sigma factor → MSVTKIGNPHLSHQGPDSNPTNVYADLVRLASAGDNAAMEQLLIRAQEVAYRFSLLVCGHPQDAEDVMQDALIKTYKHVGSIKDPTAFRAWLFRTVRNTCLMKRRKRVDEPTRVESLDAPAPVGPDGGSVSRDVASAGMGPDDLAMNAWLGTRLRRALATLPPAYRMIVLLREMEGLSTREVAKVSGMSEDNVKTRLHRARVMLREALAGQEA, encoded by the coding sequence GTGTCTGTCACCAAGATCGGAAATCCGCATCTTTCTCACCAGGGACCGGACTCGAATCCGACCAACGTCTATGCGGATCTGGTTCGGCTGGCCTCGGCCGGCGACAACGCGGCGATGGAACAACTCCTGATCCGGGCCCAGGAAGTGGCGTATCGCTTTTCGCTACTGGTGTGCGGACATCCGCAAGATGCGGAGGACGTGATGCAGGACGCGCTGATCAAGACCTATAAGCACGTGGGCAGCATCAAGGACCCGACGGCGTTTCGTGCGTGGCTGTTCAGGACCGTTCGCAACACGTGCCTGATGAAGCGACGGAAGCGTGTGGATGAGCCGACACGGGTCGAATCGCTCGATGCTCCTGCCCCGGTCGGACCAGACGGCGGTTCTGTGTCGCGCGACGTGGCGTCGGCAGGGATGGGTCCGGACGATCTCGCCATGAACGCGTGGCTGGGAACGCGTCTGCGACGCGCGCTGGCCACGCTGCCTCCGGCCTACCGGATGATTGTGCTGCTGCGTGAAATGGAGGGGCTTTCGACGCGTGAAGTGGCGAAGGTCAGCGGAATGAGTGAAGACAACGTCAAGACCCGCTTGCACCGCGCGCGAGTCATGCTGCGCGAGGCGCTCGCTGGACAGGAAGCATGA
- a CDS encoding TolC family protein, with amino-acid sequence MARPLSIVLLLMAVWPATSAAQTRLSLADAVSAATTRNPGLQAARAQADRAEAEVTVSRSAWWPRLTATEAWQRSDQPVFAFGALLAARQFTAADFAVSRLNAPGATNLFTTRLGVGQLVFDGGRTPGAVAGASALRDAARAEADSAIAHAVLAVTRVYGQILSGQSHARATDAAIAAAVEDLTRAERRRDAGAATDADVLAVSVHLAEMRQRRLQTDADLASARAQLNRLMGAPIEETFDAVEDLPPPVGVGALASLFEEAASARPELKRADAQVRAADAGARQAGAVWWPQVFAQAGIEWNGVRAGERASSWVIGGEARWTLSLSGADAARQRAASAARASAVAQRDDQRAAVQVEVLTAVRQLESAIARTAVGAAAVTQSEERARVVRNRYEAGLASMTDVLAAASATLDAESRRVAAAVDALVAGAELQRAVGRTSRN; translated from the coding sequence ATGGCTCGACCCCTCTCGATCGTTCTTCTGTTGATGGCCGTCTGGCCGGCGACCAGCGCGGCGCAGACCCGCTTGTCGCTGGCGGATGCGGTCTCGGCGGCCACGACCAGGAATCCTGGTCTTCAGGCCGCACGGGCACAGGCGGACCGCGCTGAGGCCGAGGTTACGGTGTCCCGCAGCGCGTGGTGGCCCCGACTCACGGCCACGGAAGCCTGGCAGCGGTCAGATCAGCCCGTGTTTGCATTCGGCGCGCTGCTGGCGGCTCGTCAGTTCACCGCTGCCGACTTCGCGGTGTCACGCCTCAATGCGCCTGGCGCGACCAATCTGTTCACCACGCGACTTGGTGTGGGCCAACTCGTGTTCGATGGTGGCCGCACGCCAGGCGCTGTTGCCGGCGCAAGCGCGCTGCGGGACGCTGCCCGGGCGGAAGCGGATAGCGCCATCGCGCACGCCGTATTGGCTGTGACACGGGTCTACGGCCAGATCCTTTCTGGACAGAGTCACGCGCGAGCCACCGACGCCGCTATCGCTGCAGCAGTGGAAGACCTGACCCGGGCCGAACGACGCCGCGACGCCGGTGCCGCCACCGATGCGGATGTGCTCGCCGTTTCCGTCCATCTTGCTGAGATGCGTCAAAGGCGATTGCAGACCGATGCGGACCTTGCCTCGGCGCGGGCCCAGTTGAACCGGCTGATGGGCGCGCCGATTGAGGAGACGTTTGACGCGGTCGAAGACCTTCCGCCGCCGGTCGGCGTGGGGGCACTGGCGTCCCTCTTCGAAGAGGCTGCATCCGCCCGGCCGGAACTCAAGCGAGCGGACGCCCAGGTGCGCGCGGCAGATGCGGGCGCGAGACAAGCCGGCGCCGTGTGGTGGCCTCAGGTCTTCGCGCAAGCCGGTATCGAATGGAACGGCGTGCGGGCAGGTGAACGCGCCAGCTCGTGGGTGATTGGCGGGGAAGCACGCTGGACGCTTTCATTATCAGGCGCAGACGCCGCTCGACAGCGTGCCGCATCAGCCGCGCGCGCGTCGGCGGTTGCACAACGAGATGACCAGCGCGCCGCCGTTCAGGTGGAAGTGTTGACCGCGGTGCGGCAACTCGAATCCGCGATCGCGCGGACTGCCGTGGGTGCTGCTGCGGTCACGCAATCTGAGGAACGCGCCCGTGTGGTGCGTAACCGTTACGAAGCCGGCCTCGCATCCATGACCGATGTGCTCGCGGCAGCTTCGGCCACGCTCGACGCCGAATCCCGCCGCGTCGCTGCGGCTGTTGATGCCCTCGTCGCGGGCGCTGAACTGCAGCGCGCCGTTGGACGCACTTCGCGGAATTGA
- a CDS encoding efflux RND transporter periplasmic adaptor subunit, with the protein MTRAWLVTLTLSLGAAACGSSSDPAPAPSADALEVAVDRVEPTPMSASFEAGGVLVSRHTAEISSRVMAPIVRVLVRPGERVRRGQPLVELDAAEVSAQAARARAGLEGARANARVVASDREAAEAGVALARATHTRIAGLHAARSATTQELDQATAALRQAEARLAMTAAQAEATSQSIEAADAASRAAAIAQTWSVLTSPLDGTVAARHADPGSMATPGQPLLVVEASGAWQMDVRVDASRVAGLAVGQTANVRVDGSAADAWVSGRISEIARVDPSSHSFLVTVDLDPNTAWRSGLFGRARFAGPAEERLTVAAEAMVTRGQLTFVYVVGADDHARLRSVSLGDTASGRIEVLAGLAPGDRVVLRPAQSLLDGAKVRVTTAPRGAQS; encoded by the coding sequence ATGACACGTGCCTGGCTGGTGACCCTGACTCTGTCTTTGGGCGCCGCCGCCTGCGGTTCTTCATCAGACCCCGCGCCGGCCCCTTCCGCGGATGCGTTGGAGGTGGCGGTGGACCGCGTGGAGCCGACGCCGATGTCCGCCTCCTTCGAGGCGGGCGGCGTGCTCGTGTCGCGTCACACCGCAGAAATCTCCAGCCGGGTCATGGCCCCCATCGTGCGGGTCCTTGTGCGCCCCGGCGAACGGGTCCGTCGAGGACAGCCGTTGGTCGAACTCGACGCCGCTGAAGTGAGCGCGCAGGCGGCTCGCGCGAGGGCCGGCCTTGAAGGCGCCCGCGCCAACGCACGCGTCGTTGCCTCCGATCGTGAAGCTGCCGAGGCGGGCGTGGCGCTCGCCCGTGCCACTCACACACGCATCGCCGGCCTGCACGCCGCGCGCTCGGCCACCACGCAGGAACTCGATCAGGCGACCGCTGCGCTTCGCCAGGCCGAGGCAAGGCTGGCGATGACCGCCGCGCAGGCAGAAGCCACGAGTCAATCCATCGAGGCCGCCGACGCAGCGTCTCGCGCCGCCGCCATCGCGCAGACGTGGAGCGTGCTGACATCTCCCCTTGACGGCACGGTTGCGGCGCGTCACGCGGACCCTGGGTCCATGGCCACGCCGGGACAACCCCTGCTTGTGGTTGAAGCCTCCGGCGCCTGGCAGATGGATGTGCGCGTGGATGCCTCGCGCGTGGCCGGACTGGCCGTCGGGCAGACTGCGAATGTGCGAGTGGATGGCAGCGCGGCAGACGCGTGGGTGTCCGGGCGCATCAGCGAGATTGCGCGCGTGGACCCGTCATCACACAGCTTCCTGGTGACAGTGGATCTGGATCCCAACACCGCCTGGAGGTCGGGTCTCTTCGGACGTGCGCGCTTCGCCGGTCCCGCAGAGGAACGGCTCACGGTGGCCGCCGAAGCGATGGTGACTCGTGGCCAGCTGACGTTCGTGTACGTGGTGGGGGCCGATGACCATGCGCGCCTGCGGTCGGTGTCCCTTGGCGACACCGCCTCCGGCCGAATCGAAGTCCTGGCTGGCCTGGCCCCTGGCGATCGCGTGGTGCTCCGGCCCGCGCAGAGTCTGCTCGATGGCGCCAAGGTGCGCGTAACCACCGCGCCGCGAGGAGCACAGTCATGA
- a CDS encoding efflux RND transporter permease subunit, giving the protein MSHPIGIAGRFASLFIRSKLTPLVIVSSILLGIYAVVALPREEEPQIIVPMIDVFVNLPGASPAEVEQRVTRPLEQRLWEVPGLEYLYSTSSPGRAMLIARFLVGEDEERALVRLNQKLAASAGLLPAESSAPLVQLRSIDDVPVMALTLWGAGYDAAQLRLLAAQLRDVLKEVPDTSEITILGGQPRQVTVELDPPALEARGLDPLRVQQALVQANVRLEGARVVGANSSTLVEAGSWPGTVSALRDLVVGAPNGVPVRLGDVARVTDAGGEPDHYVAFHASATESHPAVTLSIAKRKGTNAIALTRLLSQKVETVRGQLLPNDLNVTVTRDYGDTAAHKSNELLWHMLLAVLSVAALMWWALGRRESLVVLTAIPVTLALTLFVFYLYGYTLNRITLFALIFSIGILVDDAIVVVENIVRHARLSRAKDVLDAIVVRAVDEVGNPTILATLTVVAAILPMAFVGGLMGPYMRPIPVGATAAMLFSLVVAFIVTPWAAVRLLGAHAGHHDESEDRLTQIYRRVMSRLINSARTRWVFLSGVAVMLLGAVALVPLGLVKVKMLPFDNKSELQIIVRMPDAAPLETTARAAEALAEEALRDPAVLGAQSYVGTSSPYTFNGLVRHYFLRQAPNLADVQVQLRPLDDRDEQSHAIATRLRERLIPVAAPLGATIQVVEVPPGPPVLQTLVAEVYGPDGDTRQAMAKQVRDVFTQATGVVDVDWYVETDRPKVELTVDPDRAALSGLAAEHVASVVRMAGAGAPAGLLHDPRAREAVPVMLRLPKAQRGSIEALSGIRLQGVTPVSVGELTHAVTSVEAPSIYHKNLLPVTYVTGDVAGAVESPVYAILQMNESLQAVKDPAGAPLQIFNTAPPFDSGRYAMKWDGEWHITYEVFRDLGIAFAAVLVLIYILVVGWFQSFTTPLTIMMAIPFSLVGILPAHAMGGAFFTATSMIGFIAGAGIVVRNSIILVDFIELRVSDGMPLAEAVIDAGAVRFRPMALTAAAVIVGSAVILADPIFQGLAISLMAGEVASLLLSRMTVPVVYFAMANRRGAANAPAIEEGVPA; this is encoded by the coding sequence ATGAGCCATCCGATTGGCATCGCGGGGCGATTCGCCTCGCTGTTCATCCGCTCGAAGCTGACACCGCTCGTGATCGTGTCGTCGATCCTGCTCGGCATCTACGCGGTGGTCGCGCTGCCGCGTGAGGAAGAGCCACAGATCATCGTGCCGATGATTGACGTCTTCGTGAATCTGCCGGGCGCATCGCCGGCCGAAGTGGAACAGCGCGTCACCCGTCCGCTCGAACAGCGGCTCTGGGAAGTGCCGGGCCTCGAGTATCTCTACTCAACGTCGAGCCCCGGTCGCGCCATGTTGATCGCACGGTTTCTCGTGGGCGAAGACGAGGAGCGCGCGCTCGTCCGTCTGAATCAGAAACTCGCGGCCTCCGCCGGTCTGCTGCCCGCCGAGAGTTCGGCGCCGCTCGTGCAGCTTCGCTCGATTGACGACGTGCCGGTGATGGCGCTGACGTTGTGGGGCGCCGGTTACGACGCCGCGCAACTGCGTCTGCTGGCCGCCCAGTTGCGGGATGTCCTCAAGGAGGTGCCCGATACCTCGGAAATCACCATCCTCGGCGGACAGCCGCGGCAGGTCACGGTCGAACTCGATCCGCCCGCGCTTGAGGCGCGCGGACTTGATCCGCTGCGCGTGCAGCAGGCGCTGGTCCAGGCGAATGTGCGCCTCGAAGGCGCCCGTGTGGTGGGTGCCAACTCGTCGACATTGGTCGAGGCCGGCAGCTGGCCGGGCACGGTGTCGGCCCTCCGCGATCTTGTCGTCGGTGCGCCCAACGGTGTGCCCGTCCGGCTTGGCGACGTGGCGCGCGTCACCGATGCGGGCGGCGAACCGGATCACTACGTGGCGTTCCATGCCAGCGCCACCGAGTCACACCCGGCCGTGACGCTTTCGATCGCAAAGCGGAAAGGCACAAACGCGATCGCGCTCACGCGGCTCCTGAGCCAGAAAGTGGAAACCGTCCGCGGGCAGCTGCTGCCCAATGACTTGAACGTGACGGTGACCCGCGACTATGGCGATACCGCCGCGCACAAGTCCAACGAACTGCTGTGGCACATGCTGCTGGCCGTCCTCTCAGTGGCGGCCCTCATGTGGTGGGCGCTCGGCCGGCGTGAATCCCTGGTGGTGCTCACGGCCATTCCCGTCACGCTGGCGCTGACGTTGTTCGTCTTTTATCTCTACGGCTACACCCTCAACCGCATCACGCTCTTCGCGCTCATCTTCTCGATTGGCATCCTGGTAGACGACGCGATTGTGGTGGTGGAGAACATCGTGCGGCATGCGAGGCTGTCGCGGGCGAAGGATGTGCTTGATGCAATCGTGGTGCGTGCGGTGGATGAGGTCGGCAATCCGACCATCCTGGCGACGCTGACGGTGGTGGCGGCCATCCTGCCGATGGCCTTCGTCGGCGGGTTGATGGGCCCTTACATGCGGCCCATTCCCGTGGGCGCCACGGCCGCGATGCTGTTCTCGCTCGTCGTGGCCTTCATCGTCACGCCCTGGGCCGCGGTGAGGCTGCTGGGCGCGCATGCCGGTCATCACGATGAATCAGAGGATCGGCTGACCCAGATCTACCGGCGCGTGATGTCGCGCCTGATCAACAGCGCGCGCACGCGGTGGGTCTTCCTGTCGGGTGTTGCCGTCATGCTCCTGGGCGCCGTTGCGCTTGTGCCGCTCGGCCTGGTCAAGGTCAAGATGCTGCCGTTCGACAACAAGAGCGAACTGCAGATCATTGTCCGCATGCCCGATGCTGCGCCGCTTGAGACGACGGCCCGCGCGGCTGAAGCGCTGGCGGAAGAGGCGTTGCGCGACCCCGCGGTGCTGGGCGCGCAGAGTTACGTGGGCACGTCGTCTCCCTACACGTTCAACGGATTGGTGCGGCACTATTTCCTGCGCCAGGCGCCGAACCTCGCGGATGTGCAGGTGCAGTTGCGGCCGCTGGACGACCGCGACGAACAGAGTCATGCCATCGCGACGCGTCTGCGCGAGCGTTTGATCCCGGTGGCCGCGCCGCTCGGCGCCACGATTCAGGTGGTGGAGGTCCCGCCCGGCCCGCCGGTGCTGCAGACGTTGGTGGCCGAGGTGTACGGCCCAGACGGCGACACGCGACAGGCGATGGCGAAGCAGGTACGCGACGTCTTTACGCAGGCAACCGGCGTGGTGGATGTGGACTGGTATGTGGAGACGGACCGGCCCAAAGTGGAGCTCACCGTGGATCCCGATCGTGCCGCGCTCAGCGGTCTGGCGGCCGAACACGTGGCATCGGTCGTGCGCATGGCGGGCGCCGGTGCGCCGGCAGGGTTGCTCCATGACCCGCGCGCGCGAGAAGCCGTGCCGGTGATGCTGCGTCTGCCAAAGGCGCAGCGCGGGTCGATCGAGGCGCTGTCGGGTATCCGCCTGCAGGGCGTGACACCGGTCTCGGTCGGAGAGCTCACGCATGCGGTCACCAGCGTGGAAGCGCCGAGCATTTATCACAAGAACCTGTTGCCGGTGACCTATGTGACGGGTGATGTCGCGGGCGCAGTTGAGAGCCCGGTCTACGCGATCCTGCAGATGAACGAGTCTCTGCAGGCCGTGAAGGACCCCGCCGGCGCGCCACTGCAGATCTTCAATACGGCACCGCCATTCGACAGCGGGCGGTATGCGATGAAATGGGACGGCGAGTGGCACATCACGTATGAGGTGTTCCGCGACCTCGGGATCGCGTTTGCCGCGGTTCTGGTGCTGATCTACATCCTGGTGGTTGGCTGGTTCCAGTCGTTCACCACGCCGCTGACCATCATGATGGCGATTCCGTTTTCGCTCGTAGGCATCCTGCCCGCGCACGCGATGGGCGGCGCGTTTTTTACCGCGACGTCGATGATTGGTTTTATCGCCGGCGCAGGCATCGTCGTGCGGAACTCGATCATTCTGGTGGACTTCATCGAACTGCGTGTCAGCGATGGCATGCCGCTGGCCGAGGCCGTCATTGATGCCGGCGCGGTGCGGTTCCGTCCGATGGCGCTGACGGCCGCAGCAGTCATTGTCGGTTCCGCCGTGATTCTGGCCGACCCGATCTTCCAGGGATTGGCTATTTCGCTGATGGCGGGAGAGGTGGCGTCGCTGCTGCTTTCGCGGATGACGGTGCCGGTGGTGTACTTCGCGATGGCGAATCGCCGGGGTGCGGCGAATGCGCCGGCGATTGAAGAAGGGGTGCCGGCATGA
- a CDS encoding universal stress protein → MTATLKQILVPVDFGEASSAAITLAGAMAQGCGGHLVLLHAEALEAPVYFTKEQIETMAAERRHRQAQAQRFLEVFGRKHTRAPFTAVIEMRPLWRPSSATPTVPT, encoded by the coding sequence ATGACTGCGACGCTGAAGCAGATTCTCGTGCCCGTCGACTTCGGTGAGGCGTCGTCGGCGGCAATCACCCTGGCCGGGGCCATGGCGCAGGGTTGTGGCGGACACCTGGTGCTGTTGCACGCGGAGGCGCTTGAAGCGCCGGTGTATTTCACCAAGGAGCAGATTGAGACGATGGCGGCGGAGCGCCGGCATCGTCAGGCGCAGGCTCAGAGATTTCTTGAGGTCTTCGGCAGAAAACACACGCGCGCCCCATTTACCGCCGTCATTGAGATGCGTCCCCTGTGGAGGCCATCGAGCGCCACGCCGACGGTGCCGACCTGA
- a CDS encoding universal stress protein produces MEAIERHADGADLIVMGTHGRTGPRLWWLGSVAERVLRDTAVPVLVVHGGDSPALARLAVYAAPGLRGDAAWELAQKLAVALGATATDRRHDTVPASDMFADVSMVVVAEPRVHDRVWRTTVGEPLIRSGVGPVLFVPEA; encoded by the coding sequence GTGGAGGCCATCGAGCGCCACGCCGACGGTGCCGACCTGATCGTGATGGGCACGCACGGGCGCACGGGTCCACGATTGTGGTGGTTGGGTTCAGTGGCCGAGCGCGTGCTGCGTGACACCGCCGTGCCGGTGCTGGTGGTGCATGGTGGCGATTCGCCGGCGCTCGCACGACTCGCCGTGTATGCCGCGCCCGGACTGCGAGGGGATGCGGCCTGGGAGCTGGCGCAGAAGCTGGCGGTGGCGTTGGGTGCGACAGCCACCGATCGTCGCCACGATACGGTGCCGGCGTCCGACATGTTTGCCGATGTCTCGATGGTGGTGGTGGCCGAGCCCCGCGTGCATGACCGCGTGTGGCGCACCACGGTCGGTGAGCCGTTGATTCGATCCGGCGTGGGGCCGGTGTTGTTCGTTCCCGAGGCGTAG
- a CDS encoding DUF2892 domain-containing protein, whose product MTIEAMLRLIAGAFVMASVLLGMYVDARFFWFTLFVGANLFQSALTGWCPMMSILRKVRGRV is encoded by the coding sequence ATGACGATTGAAGCAATGTTGCGATTGATTGCCGGTGCGTTCGTGATGGCGAGCGTCCTGCTCGGCATGTATGTGGACGCCCGCTTCTTCTGGTTCACCCTGTTCGTGGGCGCGAACCTGTTCCAATCAGCCCTCACCGGCTGGTGCCCGATGATGTCCATATTGAGGAAGGTAAGGGGACGGGTGTGA